The proteins below are encoded in one region of Streptomyces sp. NBC_00490:
- a CDS encoding ROK family protein, which produces MRHVIALDVGGTGMKAALVGASGELLHQARRATGRERGPDAVVEGILGFAADLRAYGAEHLGEPASAAGVAVPGIVDAEHGIAAYAANLGWRDVPLRALLTERLGGVPVALGHDVRTGGLAEGRIGAGRGADRFLFVPLGTGIAGAIGIAGRVEAGAHGFAGEIGHIVVRPGGTPCPCGQHGCLERYASAAAVSEAWAAACGDPDADAADCAKAVRSGDPRAVQVWQNAVDALADGLVTALTLLDPRTLIIGGGLAEAGETLFTPLRDAVRRRITFQKLPTIVPAALGDTAGCLGAGLLAWDLLDTTDRTEVTP; this is translated from the coding sequence GTGAGACATGTCATCGCCCTCGATGTGGGCGGCACCGGAATGAAGGCCGCCCTCGTCGGCGCCTCCGGCGAGCTGCTCCACCAGGCTCGCCGGGCGACCGGCCGTGAGCGCGGCCCGGACGCGGTCGTCGAGGGCATCCTCGGCTTCGCCGCCGACCTGCGCGCGTACGGCGCCGAGCACCTCGGCGAGCCCGCGTCCGCCGCCGGCGTCGCCGTCCCCGGCATCGTCGACGCCGAGCACGGCATCGCCGCCTACGCCGCCAACCTCGGCTGGCGCGACGTACCGCTGCGCGCGCTGCTCACCGAAAGGCTCGGGGGCGTCCCCGTCGCCCTCGGCCACGACGTCCGCACCGGTGGTCTCGCCGAGGGTCGCATCGGCGCCGGCCGGGGCGCCGACCGCTTCCTCTTCGTCCCCCTGGGCACCGGCATCGCGGGCGCCATCGGCATCGCCGGCCGGGTGGAGGCGGGCGCGCACGGCTTCGCGGGCGAGATCGGCCACATCGTCGTACGCCCCGGCGGCACCCCCTGCCCCTGCGGCCAGCACGGCTGTCTGGAGCGGTACGCCTCCGCGGCGGCCGTCAGCGAGGCATGGGCCGCCGCCTGCGGGGACCCGGACGCGGACGCGGCGGACTGCGCGAAGGCGGTGCGCTCCGGGGACCCCCGTGCCGTACAGGTCTGGCAGAACGCGGTCGACGCCCTCGCCGACGGCCTGGTCACCGCCCTCACCCTCCTGGACCCCCGCACCCTGATCATCGGTGGCGGCCTGGCCGAGGCAGGGGAAACCTTGTTCACACCACTGCGGGACGCCGTCCGGCGGCGGATCACCTTCCAAAAGCTGCCGACGATCGTCCCGGCTGCCCTGGGCGACACGGCGGGTTGCCTGGGCGCAGGCCTGCTGGCCTGGGATCTCCTCGACACAACGGACCGTACGGAGGTAACCCCCTGA